One stretch of Vulgatibacter sp. DNA includes these proteins:
- a CDS encoding EGF domain-containing protein, translating to MREAIFSLVVCLGIAATLGGCGEDEKPKLGSVPDDPCLAVTCDAQATCEGGVCSCNPGWEGDGATCADVDECGSGAAACAPDATCTNRPGGYDCACNEGYTGDGRRCVDVDECAAGSDACDGNAICTNTAGGHTCACKPGFVGDGVSSCADVNECAEGTDGCDPGADCHNTVGSYECTCRPPAVGDGTTCESPWSDPALLGLPFDATPAPQFGRAEMAADAAGNVYVAMTNHGQSIHVRRWDAGAAAWSELFDLTGSIFQAGNFPLIDVDAAGNALVVFHEANDWEAVRILAMRHDAAVPFDSGWSAEPEVVAGDDGTSVLQWLRRLEVDDTGNALVVVGALRVIDDEWRSLAEVRVAPAGAPFGPAVELPGVPDFASVSTRATAEGFRLLAAWAGEDGVFTLGGSWDRATGAWSFDEAAERHADRGLEAAASLDAAGGRFVTWQEGELWVDTWIRARHAPAASAWDAIHEVDVHPDPAVGAVVPETLLVQAGSAGEAQLLFRSADALGRTWGWAAVHRGGSWNAPIAVDADEAGTVAWIHGDRSASGEFAVVWDRRDENGDWVVFVRSSTDDGTLGPAVELATRDGNDRYWARILLREGGAAATWVTSPDADGGGPTTLEVAIFTAWQEGASTGSR from the coding sequence ATGCGGGAAGCCATTTTTTCGCTCGTCGTGTGCCTGGGGATCGCCGCAACGCTCGGTGGCTGCGGGGAGGACGAGAAGCCGAAGCTCGGGAGTGTGCCAGATGATCCCTGCCTCGCCGTGACCTGCGACGCGCAGGCGACTTGCGAAGGCGGCGTCTGCAGCTGCAACCCGGGCTGGGAAGGCGACGGCGCGACCTGCGCCGACGTGGACGAGTGCGGCAGCGGCGCTGCGGCCTGTGCCCCCGACGCCACCTGCACCAACCGCCCGGGCGGCTACGACTGCGCGTGCAACGAGGGCTACACCGGCGACGGCAGGCGCTGCGTCGACGTCGACGAGTGCGCGGCCGGTTCGGATGCCTGCGACGGCAACGCGATCTGCACCAATACCGCGGGCGGCCACACGTGCGCCTGCAAGCCGGGATTCGTCGGCGACGGCGTCTCCTCGTGCGCCGACGTGAACGAATGCGCCGAGGGGACCGACGGCTGCGATCCCGGCGCCGACTGCCACAACACCGTGGGCAGCTACGAATGCACCTGCAGGCCGCCAGCGGTGGGCGACGGCACCACCTGCGAATCGCCGTGGAGCGATCCCGCGCTGCTCGGACTGCCCTTCGATGCGACGCCGGCCCCGCAATTCGGCAGGGCCGAGATGGCTGCGGACGCAGCGGGCAACGTCTACGTGGCGATGACCAACCACGGCCAGTCGATCCACGTGCGCCGCTGGGACGCAGGGGCTGCGGCGTGGAGCGAGCTCTTCGATCTCACCGGCTCGATCTTCCAGGCGGGCAACTTCCCGCTCATCGACGTCGACGCCGCCGGCAACGCCCTCGTCGTCTTCCACGAGGCCAACGACTGGGAAGCCGTGCGCATCCTCGCGATGCGCCACGACGCCGCCGTGCCCTTCGACAGCGGCTGGTCTGCAGAGCCGGAGGTGGTGGCAGGCGACGACGGAACCTCGGTGCTCCAGTGGCTCCGCCGGCTCGAGGTGGACGACACCGGCAACGCGCTGGTGGTGGTGGGCGCGCTGCGGGTGATCGACGACGAGTGGCGCTCCCTCGCCGAGGTGCGCGTCGCGCCGGCAGGCGCGCCCTTCGGACCTGCGGTCGAGCTCCCGGGCGTGCCCGATTTCGCCAGCGTCTCGACCCGCGCAACGGCGGAGGGTTTCCGCCTCCTCGCCGCGTGGGCCGGCGAAGACGGCGTCTTCACCCTGGGCGGCAGCTGGGATCGCGCCACCGGCGCCTGGTCCTTCGACGAGGCTGCCGAGCGACATGCGGACCGCGGGCTCGAGGCCGCGGCCTCCCTCGACGCCGCCGGCGGCAGGTTCGTCACGTGGCAGGAGGGCGAGCTTTGGGTGGATACCTGGATCCGGGCCCGGCACGCACCGGCGGCGAGCGCATGGGACGCGATCCACGAGGTGGACGTGCATCCGGATCCGGCGGTGGGCGCCGTGGTACCGGAGACGCTGCTGGTGCAGGCCGGCAGCGCCGGCGAGGCGCAGCTCCTCTTCCGCAGCGCCGACGCGCTCGGCCGCACCTGGGGCTGGGCCGCCGTCCACCGGGGGGGCAGCTGGAACGCCCCCATCGCCGTGGACGCGGACGAGGCGGGGACCGTCGCCTGGATCCACGGCGATCGCTCGGCCTCGGGGGAATTCGCCGTCGTCTGGGATCGCCGGGACGAGAACGGAGACTGGGTGGTCTTCGTGCGCAGCAGCACCGACGACGGCACCCTCGGCCCGGCGGTGGAGCTGGCGACCCGCGACGGCAACGATCGCTACTGGGCCAGGATCCTCTTGCGCGAGGGCGGCGCTGCGGCGACCTGGGTGACCAGCCCCGATGCGGACGGAGGAGGGCCCACCACCCTCGAGGTGGCGATCTTCACCGCCTGGCAGGAGGGCGCGTCTACCGGATCTCGGTGA
- a CDS encoding acyl-CoA dehydrogenase family protein, translating to MDFNLPEELLALRKTVRDFCEAEVKPNAREWDETETFPTAAVQKLGELGLLGMAIPEEYGGVGLSALAIATVVEEIARYDGSLALTVASHNGLCTNHIKNFASEELRQKWLPKLATGEVMGAWGLTEPGSGSDAAGLITTAVRKGDKWILNGAKMWITQGTVGGVYVILASTTKEKKQKGITAFIVEPGMPGFKQVPIKHKMGMRSSDTAELIFEDVEVPDSNRVGEVDSGFIDTLKILDRGRITIGALSVGLLRGALEEAKAYAQDRKAFGQPIADFQAIRFMLADMQTELDASRLLVQRAAVLCDAGKPFTKEASMGKLFASEAAFRACNKAIQIHGGYGYTREFPVERYLRDAKLCEIGEGTSEIQRLVIGREILK from the coding sequence ATGGATTTCAACCTTCCCGAAGAGCTGCTGGCCCTGCGCAAGACCGTCCGTGATTTCTGCGAGGCGGAGGTCAAGCCCAACGCCCGCGAGTGGGACGAGACCGAGACCTTCCCGACCGCCGCCGTGCAGAAGCTCGGCGAGCTCGGCCTGCTGGGCATGGCGATCCCCGAGGAGTACGGCGGCGTGGGCCTCTCCGCCCTGGCGATCGCCACGGTGGTGGAGGAGATCGCGCGCTACGACGGATCCCTCGCCCTCACCGTCGCCTCGCACAACGGCCTCTGCACCAACCACATCAAGAACTTCGCCTCCGAGGAGCTGCGGCAGAAGTGGCTGCCGAAGCTCGCCACCGGCGAGGTGATGGGCGCGTGGGGCCTCACCGAGCCCGGCTCGGGCTCCGACGCCGCCGGCCTGATCACCACCGCGGTGCGCAAGGGCGACAAGTGGATCCTCAACGGCGCCAAGATGTGGATCACCCAGGGCACCGTCGGCGGCGTCTACGTGATTCTCGCTTCGACCACGAAGGAGAAGAAGCAGAAGGGGATCACCGCCTTCATCGTCGAGCCGGGGATGCCGGGCTTCAAGCAGGTGCCCATCAAGCACAAGATGGGCATGCGCTCCTCCGACACCGCCGAGCTCATCTTCGAGGACGTCGAGGTGCCGGACTCGAACCGCGTCGGCGAGGTGGACAGCGGCTTCATCGACACCTTGAAGATCCTCGATCGCGGCCGCATCACCATCGGCGCCCTCTCGGTGGGGCTGCTCCGCGGCGCGCTGGAGGAGGCGAAGGCCTACGCCCAGGACCGCAAGGCCTTCGGCCAGCCCATCGCCGACTTCCAGGCGATCCGCTTCATGCTCGCCGACATGCAGACCGAGCTCGACGCCTCGCGGCTCCTGGTGCAGCGCGCCGCCGTCCTCTGCGACGCCGGCAAGCCGTTCACCAAGGAGGCCTCGATGGGCAAGCTCTTCGCCTCCGAGGCGGCGTTCCGCGCCTGCAACAAGGCGATCCAGATCCACGGCGGCTACGGCTACACCAGGGAGTTCCCGGTGGAGCGCTATCTCCGCGACGCCAAGCTGTGCGAGATTGGCGAGGGAACCTCCGAGATCCAGCGGCTCGTCATCGGTCGCGAAATCCTCAAGTAA
- a CDS encoding AI-2E family transporter, protein MGAGNKREHWSTKTFLLLFGFTLAVLIWISSPFMVALILSAAAAVLLSGVNEWLVARLGGRRGPAALIMSFGTLFVLLVPLVVITVILVQAAVPLFGAVSRAVASGRLDDMVLERVPASLRERLAELPVEQVQEAVGQGLSALAAGLASFAASVPGLAAQLGVQGTITLMALYYFFSRGPRVGQAIVEAMPMEKRYTRNLLDTIRLSIQTVFGASFVTALFQFALAWPVFAIVRAPYPLALAGVLAFFSFIFSLVPMLGSGLVTVPLAGYLFLVGRPIAGLAILAFAIFVIGSVDNVVKPLYTKGKLQLPPLVVFVTLFGGIAIFGAVGALVGPLVAAVAAAFHRIWTTDFLTDVEPRPEIVERKDLAEGKRRRFPRLRRKPPEQQPPAGPPDAGPPTLH, encoded by the coding sequence ATGGGCGCCGGCAACAAGCGGGAACACTGGTCGACCAAAACCTTCCTGCTCCTCTTCGGCTTCACGTTGGCGGTGCTGATCTGGATCAGCTCGCCCTTCATGGTGGCGCTGATCCTCTCCGCCGCTGCAGCCGTGCTGCTCTCCGGCGTGAACGAGTGGCTGGTGGCGCGCCTGGGCGGCAGGCGAGGACCGGCAGCGCTGATCATGAGCTTCGGCACGCTCTTCGTGCTCCTCGTCCCCCTGGTCGTGATCACGGTGATCCTGGTGCAGGCCGCGGTGCCGCTCTTCGGCGCGGTAAGCCGGGCGGTGGCATCGGGCAGGCTCGACGACATGGTCCTCGAGCGCGTGCCCGCGAGCCTGCGGGAACGCCTCGCCGAGTTGCCGGTGGAGCAGGTCCAGGAAGCGGTGGGGCAGGGGCTCTCCGCGCTGGCTGCCGGGCTCGCCTCGTTTGCCGCGAGCGTCCCGGGGCTGGCGGCGCAGCTCGGCGTGCAGGGCACGATCACCCTGATGGCGCTCTACTACTTCTTCTCCAGGGGCCCGCGGGTGGGCCAGGCGATCGTCGAGGCGATGCCGATGGAGAAGCGCTACACCCGGAACCTGCTCGATACGATTCGGCTCTCGATCCAGACCGTCTTCGGCGCGAGCTTCGTCACCGCCCTCTTCCAGTTCGCCCTGGCCTGGCCGGTCTTCGCCATCGTTCGCGCGCCCTATCCCCTGGCGCTGGCAGGCGTGCTCGCCTTTTTCTCGTTCATCTTCTCGCTGGTGCCGATGCTCGGCTCCGGTCTCGTCACCGTGCCGCTGGCTGGCTACCTCTTCCTCGTGGGTCGGCCCATCGCCGGCCTCGCGATCCTCGCCTTCGCGATCTTCGTGATCGGCTCGGTCGACAACGTGGTGAAGCCCCTCTACACCAAGGGCAAGCTCCAGCTGCCGCCGCTGGTGGTCTTCGTCACGCTCTTCGGCGGCATCGCGATCTTCGGCGCGGTGGGCGCGCTGGTGGGGCCGCTGGTCGCAGCGGTCGCAGCCGCCTTCCACCGGATCTGGACCACCGATTTCCTCACCGACGTCGAGCCGCGGCCCGAGATCGTGGAGCGCAAGGATCTCGCGGAAGGGAAGCGCCGCCGCTTTCCGCGGCTCCGTCGCAAGCCCCCGGAGCAGCAGCCGCCTGCAGGGCCGCCGGATGCAGGGCCGCCGACCCTGCACTGA
- the meaB gene encoding methylmalonyl Co-A mutase-associated GTPase MeaB codes for MAKAAPIRTDSHEIAKRVRDGDVRAAARLMRNLDDGEPAAIETLRALFPHTGNAYVVGITGSPGAGKSSITDRLIGWYRKQGKTVGVIAVDPTSPFSGGAILGDRIRMQDHALDPGVFIRSLATRGSLGGLSRATSDITRVMDAMGKDVILVETVGVGQDEIDVASLAHTTVVVVVPGMGDDIQAIKAGILEVADVFTINKSDREGADRTERELRSMIELRHVTMPMDHDKQHRFSPTGPAMARSDDYSWEPPIVRTVATRNTGFEELAGAIDRHRAHLEAHGGRLAREATRARAEFLAILRERLVKSALERLGREQGALDELATRIARKETDPYALAEDVAARLR; via the coding sequence ATGGCCAAGGCAGCTCCGATCCGCACCGATTCCCACGAGATCGCAAAGCGCGTCCGCGACGGCGACGTGCGCGCAGCCGCCCGGCTGATGCGCAACCTCGACGACGGCGAGCCTGCGGCGATCGAGACCCTGCGCGCGCTCTTTCCCCACACCGGCAATGCCTACGTGGTCGGGATCACCGGCTCGCCCGGCGCCGGCAAGTCGAGCATCACCGACCGCCTCATCGGCTGGTACCGCAAGCAGGGCAAGACGGTGGGCGTGATCGCCGTCGATCCGACCAGCCCCTTCTCCGGCGGCGCGATCCTCGGCGACCGGATCCGGATGCAGGACCACGCCCTCGACCCGGGCGTCTTCATCCGCTCGCTGGCCACCCGCGGCTCCCTCGGCGGCCTCTCCCGCGCCACCTCGGACATCACCCGGGTGATGGACGCGATGGGCAAGGACGTGATCCTGGTGGAGACGGTCGGCGTCGGCCAGGACGAGATCGACGTGGCTTCGTTGGCCCACACCACGGTGGTGGTGGTGGTCCCCGGCATGGGCGACGACATCCAGGCGATCAAGGCGGGGATCCTCGAGGTCGCCGACGTCTTCACCATCAACAAGTCGGATCGCGAGGGCGCCGACCGCACCGAGCGGGAGCTCCGCTCGATGATCGAGCTGCGGCACGTGACCATGCCGATGGATCACGACAAGCAGCACCGCTTCAGCCCCACCGGCCCCGCGATGGCCCGCAGCGACGACTACAGCTGGGAGCCGCCGATCGTGCGGACCGTCGCCACCCGCAACACCGGCTTCGAAGAGCTCGCAGGGGCGATCGACCGGCACCGCGCCCACCTCGAGGCCCACGGCGGCAGGCTCGCCCGGGAGGCGACCAGGGCCCGGGCGGAGTTCCTCGCAATCCTGAGGGAGCGGCTGGTGAAGAGCGCGCTGGAGCGCCTGGGCCGGGAGCAGGGGGCGCTGGACGAGCTGGCCACCCGGATCGCCCGCAAGGAGACCGATCCCTACGCCCTCGCCGAGGACGTGGCGGCGCGCCTCCGGTAG
- a CDS encoding DUF4870 domain-containing protein produces the protein MTQPTAVPTQDEKTMALIAHFGALIAWFVAPLIVYLVKKDESKYAAFHALQALYFSLACSAIIFFTSFLLIGLFLWPIPIVFHIIAGVKIAGGNHYEYPVFGKMARQKIYGA, from the coding sequence ATGACGCAGCCGACCGCAGTACCGACCCAGGACGAGAAGACGATGGCGCTCATCGCGCACTTCGGCGCGCTGATCGCCTGGTTCGTCGCGCCGCTCATCGTCTACCTGGTGAAGAAGGACGAGTCGAAGTACGCGGCGTTCCACGCGCTGCAGGCGCTCTACTTCTCGCTCGCCTGCTCGGCGATCATCTTCTTCACCAGCTTCCTGCTCATCGGCCTCTTCCTCTGGCCGATCCCGATCGTCTTCCACATCATCGCCGGCGTGAAGATCGCAGGCGGCAACCACTACGAGTACCCGGTCTTCGGGAAGATGGCCCGCCAGAAGATCTACGGCGCCTGA
- a CDS encoding acyl-CoA carboxylase subunit beta — MSVDPTRVPAPTHPDQELEDLENRVRQGGAPKYHAKNAEVGKLFARERIRLLVDEGSFVEDGLFANCLDPELPADGVITGTAKIAGRTVAIMANDSTVKAGSWGARTVEKILRIQETARSLLCPMLYLVDSAGARITDQVEMFPGRRGAGRIFLNEVELSGMVPQVCLLFGPSAAGGAYIPAFCDVVVMVDGNASMYLGSPRMAEMVIGEKVTLEEMGGAKMHCSVSGCGDVLVKTEQEAIEWCQKYLSFFPRNCGEQPPHAEAKPPKASGKRIDEIIPADQNKPFNIKRLIEELVDEDSFHEIKKLFAQEMVTGLARIGGRAVGIVANQPQYKGGVLFVDSADKAARFIQLCDAFNIPLLYLADVPGFMIGTRVERAGIIRAGAKMISAVSEATVPKISVVVRKAYGAGLYAMSGPGFAPDCTLALPQAMIAVMGPEAAVNAVYFNKIQQKPEAERAAYVQQLREEYKADIDIHKLASELVIDAIVPGEHLRAELIARFDRYAEKRVERPRKKHSVYPV; from the coding sequence ATGAGCGTCGACCCGACTCGTGTGCCCGCACCGACCCACCCGGATCAGGAGCTCGAGGATCTCGAGAACCGCGTCCGGCAGGGCGGCGCGCCCAAGTACCACGCCAAGAATGCCGAAGTCGGCAAGCTCTTCGCTCGCGAGCGGATCCGCCTGCTGGTCGACGAGGGCTCCTTCGTCGAGGACGGCCTCTTCGCCAATTGCCTCGACCCCGAGCTCCCCGCCGACGGCGTGATCACCGGCACCGCGAAGATCGCCGGGCGCACGGTGGCGATCATGGCCAACGACTCCACCGTCAAGGCGGGCTCGTGGGGCGCGCGCACGGTGGAGAAGATCCTCCGGATCCAGGAGACCGCCAGGAGCCTCCTCTGCCCGATGCTCTACCTGGTGGACTCCGCCGGCGCCCGCATCACCGATCAGGTCGAGATGTTCCCGGGCCGCCGCGGCGCCGGCCGCATCTTCCTCAACGAGGTGGAGCTCTCCGGCATGGTGCCGCAGGTCTGCCTCCTCTTCGGCCCCTCCGCCGCAGGTGGCGCCTACATCCCCGCGTTCTGCGACGTGGTGGTGATGGTCGACGGCAACGCCTCGATGTACCTGGGTTCGCCGCGCATGGCCGAGATGGTGATCGGCGAGAAGGTCACCCTCGAGGAGATGGGCGGCGCGAAGATGCACTGCTCCGTCTCCGGCTGCGGCGACGTGCTGGTCAAGACCGAGCAGGAAGCGATCGAGTGGTGCCAGAAGTACCTCTCGTTCTTCCCCCGCAACTGCGGCGAGCAGCCGCCCCACGCCGAGGCGAAGCCGCCGAAGGCCTCTGGCAAGCGGATCGACGAGATCATCCCCGCCGATCAGAACAAGCCCTTCAACATCAAGCGCCTCATCGAGGAGCTGGTGGACGAGGACTCGTTCCACGAGATCAAGAAGCTCTTCGCCCAGGAGATGGTGACCGGCCTCGCCCGGATCGGCGGCCGCGCCGTGGGCATCGTCGCCAACCAGCCCCAGTACAAGGGCGGCGTGCTCTTCGTCGACTCCGCCGACAAGGCGGCGCGCTTCATCCAGCTCTGCGACGCCTTCAACATCCCGCTGCTCTACCTGGCGGACGTGCCCGGCTTCATGATCGGGACCAGGGTCGAGCGGGCCGGCATCATCCGCGCCGGCGCGAAGATGATCTCGGCGGTCTCCGAGGCCACCGTGCCCAAGATCAGCGTCGTGGTCCGCAAGGCCTACGGCGCCGGCCTCTACGCGATGAGCGGCCCGGGCTTCGCCCCGGACTGCACCCTCGCGCTGCCGCAGGCGATGATCGCGGTGATGGGGCCGGAGGCTGCGGTCAACGCGGTCTACTTCAACAAGATCCAGCAGAAGCCCGAGGCCGAGCGGGCCGCCTACGTGCAGCAGCTCCGCGAGGAGTACAAGGCGGACATCGACATCCACAAGCTCGCCAGCGAGCTGGTGATCGACGCGATCGTCCCCGGCGAACACCTCCGCGCCGAGCTGATCGCGCGCTTCGACCGCTACGCGGAGAAGCGCGTCGAGCGGCCCCGCAAGAAGCACTCGGTCTACCCGGTCTGA
- a CDS encoding DUF4097 family beta strand repeat-containing protein yields MILRLFPLFPLALATGCTFNVEAVSRETHARYDGDGYSTFRAHLGHLPDGLQIHGWDDETLEASASVAGLVAPGDDDLLEDAWLDLARSGSSLSLVLRGIGDRSESIWFEWLDASMPHAIDLDLETDTADITVGGMSGRVRAHTDTGDIEVATSGRLDLESDTGRIRAAGSGGSITTDTGDVTLRLVDAGFGDVRVETDTGDVTVRVPAGAGFVLDVETDTGEIVVEAGGLYLREDDGVHAVVGGGGPRIRIETDTGDVRITEIR; encoded by the coding sequence ATGATCCTCCGCCTCTTCCCGCTCTTTCCCCTCGCCCTCGCCACCGGCTGCACCTTCAACGTCGAGGCGGTGAGCCGCGAGACCCACGCCCGCTACGACGGCGACGGCTACTCCACCTTCCGCGCGCACCTCGGCCACCTGCCGGACGGCCTGCAGATCCACGGCTGGGACGACGAGACCCTCGAGGCCAGCGCCTCGGTGGCGGGGCTCGTCGCCCCGGGAGACGACGATCTCCTCGAGGACGCCTGGCTCGATCTGGCCCGCTCCGGCAGCAGCCTCTCCCTCGTGCTGCGCGGCATCGGCGATCGAAGCGAGTCGATCTGGTTCGAATGGCTCGATGCCTCGATGCCCCACGCCATCGATCTCGACCTCGAGACCGATACCGCGGACATCACCGTCGGCGGGATGAGCGGCAGGGTGCGCGCCCACACCGATACCGGCGACATCGAGGTGGCGACCTCGGGCCGCCTCGATCTCGAGAGCGACACCGGCCGCATCCGCGCCGCAGGCAGCGGCGGGTCGATCACCACCGACACCGGCGACGTCACCTTGCGCCTGGTGGACGCGGGCTTCGGCGACGTCCGGGTGGAGACCGACACCGGGGACGTGACCGTGCGCGTCCCCGCTGGCGCAGGCTTCGTTCTCGACGTGGAGACGGACACCGGCGAGATCGTCGTCGAGGCGGGCGGCCTCTACCTCCGCGAGGACGATGGCGTCCACGCGGTGGTCGGCGGCGGCGGCCCGCGGATCCGGATCGAGACCGACACCGGCGACGTGCGCATCACCGAGATCCGGTAG
- the eis gene encoding enhanced intracellular survival protein Eis yields MSAQLRYGPVEAAADLDRLVRFTAESFAVPAEEERRWLDKVGLQNVRVLHEGSTPVAGLSLLPDFGQYFGGRRIPCAGIAGVASDARSRGRGAGTALMRAAVQELHGRGIPLAALYPATQPLYRRAGFEGAGGRWRIRVDPAHLDLADRTLPLRAIGEEERPALAELHRQSLRAGNGGIDRSGYLWERVFHPGGQATAGTGVVGTSGALEGYVIGLQVHAGEGNELRLTDLVATTPQAATRLLTFLADHRHQIAQVSWHGAAADPLLALVREQKARVELAAVWMLRIVDVAGALASRGYPEDLVSELHLEIFDEVVPENRGRFLLEVAGGVGRVRPGGEGRLKLHVRGLAPLFSGWMAPEAIALSGLLEGDETERRRARSIFAGPAPALRDFF; encoded by the coding sequence ATGAGCGCGCAGCTCCGTTACGGACCGGTCGAAGCAGCAGCGGATCTCGACCGGCTGGTCCGGTTCACCGCCGAGAGTTTCGCCGTCCCCGCCGAGGAGGAACGGCGCTGGCTCGACAAGGTCGGCCTGCAGAACGTCCGCGTGCTCCACGAGGGCAGCACGCCGGTGGCGGGCCTCTCCCTCCTCCCCGACTTCGGCCAGTACTTCGGCGGCAGACGGATCCCCTGCGCCGGCATCGCCGGCGTCGCCTCCGACGCCCGGAGCCGCGGCAGGGGCGCCGGCACCGCGTTGATGCGGGCGGCGGTGCAGGAGCTCCACGGCAGGGGCATTCCCCTGGCGGCGCTCTACCCCGCCACCCAGCCGCTCTACCGGCGGGCCGGCTTCGAGGGCGCAGGCGGCCGCTGGCGGATCCGCGTCGATCCCGCCCACCTCGATCTCGCGGACCGCACCCTGCCCCTCCGCGCGATCGGCGAGGAGGAGCGGCCGGCGCTCGCCGAGCTCCACCGGCAGTCGCTTCGCGCCGGCAACGGCGGGATCGATCGATCCGGCTACCTCTGGGAACGGGTCTTCCACCCTGGCGGCCAGGCCACCGCCGGCACCGGCGTGGTGGGCACGAGCGGCGCCCTCGAGGGCTACGTGATCGGCCTGCAGGTGCACGCCGGCGAGGGCAACGAGCTGCGCCTCACCGATCTGGTGGCGACCACGCCGCAGGCGGCGACCCGGCTCCTCACCTTCCTCGCCGACCACCGCCACCAGATCGCGCAGGTCTCCTGGCACGGCGCCGCCGCCGATCCGCTCCTCGCCCTGGTCCGCGAGCAAAAGGCTCGGGTCGAGCTCGCCGCGGTCTGGATGCTCCGCATCGTCGACGTGGCGGGCGCCCTCGCCTCCCGCGGCTACCCCGAGGATCTCGTGAGCGAGCTCCACCTCGAGATCTTCGACGAGGTGGTGCCCGAGAACCGCGGCCGCTTCCTCCTCGAGGTGGCCGGCGGCGTGGGCCGGGTGCGCCCCGGCGGCGAGGGCCGCCTCAAGCTCCACGTTCGCGGCCTCGCCCCGCTCTTCTCCGGCTGGATGGCGCCGGAGGCGATCGCGTTGAGCGGCCTGCTCGAGGGGGACGAGACGGAGCGCAGGCGGGCCCGGTCGATCTTCGCCGGGCCGGCGCCGGCGCTCCGCGACTTCTTCTGA
- a CDS encoding enoyl-CoA hydratase-related protein, with amino-acid sequence MANFRVESRADGAVEVWTIDAEANRNAISRAMRAELEALVVAAREKRGLRAVVLTGAGNKAFCAGADLKERATMNEEEVRAFLHDLRRTLRQLELSPKIFVAAINGAAFGGGTELSLACDLRVIAPHAEMALTETRLAIIPGGGGTQRLPRLVGVGVAKDLILTGRRVGPEEALRLGLVNRVAPDADVVAHAVALAEEIAAGGPVALAAAKAAIQEGMELGIDSALELEYQKYQMVIPTKDRLEGLAAFREKRKPAYKGE; translated from the coding sequence ATGGCCAACTTCCGGGTGGAGTCGCGAGCTGACGGTGCGGTCGAGGTGTGGACGATCGACGCGGAGGCCAACCGCAACGCGATCTCCCGCGCCATGCGCGCGGAGCTCGAGGCGCTCGTCGTGGCCGCCAGGGAGAAGCGTGGGCTGCGGGCGGTGGTGCTCACCGGCGCGGGCAACAAGGCCTTCTGCGCCGGCGCCGATCTCAAGGAGCGGGCCACGATGAACGAGGAGGAGGTGCGCGCCTTCCTCCACGATCTCCGCAGGACCCTGCGGCAGCTCGAGCTCTCGCCGAAGATCTTCGTCGCCGCGATCAACGGCGCCGCCTTCGGCGGCGGCACCGAGCTCTCCCTCGCCTGCGACCTGCGGGTGATCGCGCCCCACGCCGAGATGGCGCTGACCGAGACCCGCCTCGCGATCATCCCCGGCGGCGGCGGCACCCAGCGCCTGCCGCGGCTGGTGGGCGTCGGCGTGGCCAAGGACCTGATCCTCACCGGCAGGCGGGTGGGGCCGGAGGAGGCGCTGCGCCTCGGCCTGGTCAACCGGGTGGCGCCGGATGCCGACGTGGTGGCCCACGCCGTCGCCCTCGCCGAGGAGATCGCCGCCGGCGGTCCCGTCGCCCTCGCAGCGGCGAAGGCGGCGATCCAGGAGGGGATGGAGCTCGGGATCGATTCGGCCCTCGAGCTCGAGTACCAGAAGTACCAGATGGTGATCCCGACGAAGGATCGCCTCGAGGGCCTCGCCGCCTTCCGCGAGAAGCGCAAGCCCGCCTACAAGGGCGAGTGA